The proteins below are encoded in one region of Sideroxydans lithotrophicus ES-1:
- a CDS encoding Mu transposase C-terminal domain-containing protein yields the protein MTDRVDIKTIAVALGVAKSSACDRANREVWPFVEQAARGGQKRLYPLSTLPMPVREAILRHTLKQNQPAGVSTISPAVSSAVAPNTTAPFYPVALPVSHELKDWQRKTAEARSAIIAEIKRLSKAAGMEKAIQAVIALAANNELPEQLQRLVPVANAKAGSEGKRHLSRTSIYRWMKEAEQGFAALAPKAHEAQMKVPAWAPELLRLYQQPQKPTLKKCLDDLVLPEGMSAPSYWAAQRFLEKMSKLDLAQGRMLPREIKSVRAFVRRDTSQMWPGDAYTADGHTFDAEVAHPRHGKPFRPEITSVIDIATRKSVGWSVDLAESTWAVLDALRCSVEQCGIPSIFYVDNGSGYKNALMGDDATGFMARLGISITHSLPYNSQARGIIERSHQTIWVRGAKELPTYMGEPMDREAKQAAFKITRKDINAVGTSRLLMPFSEFVKWCEAKADAYNNRPHRSLPKIADPVTGRSRHQTPNEAWAAAMAEGWEPVKVEASEAADLFRPYKIGKTHRAEVRLFGNIYFNRALEHYHAEQVRIGYDIHDGSRVWVRDMEGRLICVAEFEANKTAYFPMSQQRAADEKRAAGRIKRAEAKIAEAEEELNPPLVIEHQQAKTVPLFDFHAEPVLERQDIAIGVAPIQAEPLPDNAAYLPVPRPVFTTDAAKYRWLRANPSQKIPQDEHWLDWYCNTDEWDDLFGEGFEVAAG from the coding sequence ATGACAGATCGCGTGGACATCAAAACCATCGCCGTCGCACTAGGCGTGGCTAAATCAAGCGCATGTGATCGCGCCAACCGTGAAGTATGGCCCTTTGTAGAGCAAGCCGCCCGTGGCGGCCAAAAGCGCCTCTACCCCCTGTCCACCCTACCCATGCCTGTGCGCGAAGCCATCCTGCGCCACACCCTAAAACAGAACCAGCCCGCTGGCGTTTCTACCATTTCACCAGCGGTTTCCAGTGCCGTGGCCCCCAATACCACGGCACCTTTTTATCCCGTCGCTCTGCCGGTTTCGCATGAGCTGAAAGACTGGCAGCGCAAAACAGCCGAGGCGCGCAGCGCCATCATCGCCGAGATCAAGCGCCTGTCCAAGGCTGCCGGTATGGAGAAAGCCATACAGGCTGTGATCGCACTGGCCGCCAACAACGAGCTACCCGAGCAGCTGCAGCGTCTGGTGCCGGTGGCCAACGCCAAGGCCGGATCGGAAGGCAAACGCCACCTGTCCCGCACCTCCATCTACCGCTGGATGAAGGAAGCCGAGCAAGGCTTTGCCGCGCTGGCACCGAAGGCCCACGAAGCGCAGATGAAGGTTCCCGCATGGGCACCCGAGCTGCTCCGCCTCTACCAGCAGCCGCAGAAGCCCACCCTCAAGAAATGCCTGGACGATCTGGTGCTGCCGGAAGGCATGTCCGCCCCGTCATACTGGGCCGCGCAGCGCTTCCTGGAAAAGATGAGCAAGCTGGATCTGGCCCAAGGCCGCATGCTGCCGCGCGAGATCAAGTCGGTGCGCGCCTTTGTGCGCCGCGATACCAGCCAGATGTGGCCCGGCGATGCGTACACCGCAGACGGGCACACCTTCGATGCCGAAGTCGCGCACCCGCGCCACGGCAAACCCTTCCGCCCAGAGATCACCAGCGTGATCGACATCGCCACTCGTAAATCGGTGGGATGGAGCGTGGATCTCGCAGAGTCCACCTGGGCGGTCCTCGACGCGCTGCGCTGCTCGGTTGAGCAATGCGGCATCCCCTCAATCTTCTACGTGGACAACGGCTCCGGATACAAGAACGCCCTTATGGGCGACGACGCCACCGGCTTCATGGCCCGCCTCGGCATCAGCATCACCCACAGCCTGCCGTACAACTCCCAGGCGCGCGGCATCATCGAGCGCAGCCACCAGACCATCTGGGTGCGCGGAGCCAAGGAACTGCCCACCTACATGGGCGAACCGATGGACCGCGAAGCCAAGCAGGCCGCCTTCAAGATCACCCGCAAAGACATCAACGCAGTCGGCACCTCGCGCCTGCTCATGCCGTTCAGCGAGTTCGTTAAATGGTGCGAAGCCAAGGCCGACGCCTACAACAACCGCCCGCACCGCAGCCTGCCCAAGATCGCCGACCCTGTCACAGGCCGGTCGCGTCATCAAACCCCCAACGAGGCATGGGCCGCTGCGATGGCAGAAGGCTGGGAGCCGGTGAAGGTCGAAGCCTCCGAGGCCGCCGACCTGTTCCGCCCCTACAAGATCGGCAAGACACACCGCGCCGAAGTGCGCCTGTTCGGCAACATCTACTTCAACCGCGCCCTGGAGCACTACCACGCCGAGCAAGTCCGCATCGGCTACGACATCCATGACGGCAGCCGCGTATGGGTGCGCGATATGGAAGGCCGCCTCATCTGCGTGGCCGAGTTCGAAGCCAACAAAACCGCCTACTTCCCCATGTCGCAGCAGCGTGCCGCCGATGAAAAGCGCGCCGCAGGTCGCATCAAGCGCGCCGAGGCCAAGATCGCCGAAGCCGAAGAAGAACTCAACCCGCCATTGGTCATCGAGCACCAGCAGGCCAAAACCGTGCCGCTGTTCGACTTCCACGCAGAGCCTGTGCTGGAGCGGCAGGACATCGCCATCGGTGTGGCCCCTATCCAGGCAGAACCGCTGCCCGATAACGCCGCCTACCTGCCGGTACCGCGCCCTGTATTCACAACAGACGCAGCCAAGTATCGCTGGCTGCGAGCCAACCCCAGCCAGAAGATCCCGCAGGACGAACACTGGCTCGATTGGTATTGCAACACCGACGAATGGGATGACCTGTTTGGCGAGGGTTTTGAGGTGGCTGCTGGCTAG
- a CDS encoding AAA family ATPase, with translation MEVKKVFVKNISNYERFRTGISAVETRGASEASLMLVSGPAGYGKSQTVDQWAVANGAAYLRAKVEWTPSYFMRELAETLKLDSRGRAKDVFGRIAGVLGGQQIPLVIDEVEHCLRNGAEVLEAIRDLSDLTEVMVILVGMDEVQAKIARHLQISSRIAKVVEFHPATPEDVTEFCKQLSEVSIATDLVTEIHRQSSGRVREIMNAIATVEQTAKRNGNSAVSLQDMAGQVLTHDWQARRPRMVSVKGGR, from the coding sequence ATGGAAGTGAAAAAAGTCTTTGTAAAGAACATCAGCAACTACGAGCGGTTCCGCACCGGCATCAGCGCGGTTGAGACACGCGGTGCATCGGAAGCCAGCCTCATGCTGGTATCCGGCCCCGCAGGCTACGGCAAGAGCCAGACGGTTGACCAGTGGGCCGTTGCCAACGGAGCGGCCTATCTGCGCGCCAAGGTCGAGTGGACGCCCAGCTACTTCATGCGTGAACTGGCCGAGACCCTCAAGCTCGACAGTCGTGGCCGCGCCAAGGATGTGTTCGGCCGCATCGCTGGTGTTCTTGGCGGGCAGCAGATCCCGCTGGTGATCGACGAGGTCGAACACTGCCTGCGCAATGGTGCCGAAGTGCTGGAAGCCATCCGCGACCTGTCAGACCTGACCGAAGTGATGGTGATCCTGGTGGGCATGGACGAAGTGCAAGCCAAGATCGCCCGCCACCTGCAGATCAGCAGCCGCATCGCCAAGGTGGTCGAGTTCCACCCCGCCACACCGGAAGATGTCACCGAGTTCTGCAAGCAGCTCAGCGAAGTCTCCATCGCCACCGACCTGGTCACCGAGATCCACCGCCAATCCAGCGGCCGCGTGCGCGAGATCATGAACGCCATCGCCACCGTCGAACAGACCGCCAAGCGCAACGGCAACAGCGCCGTCAGCCTGCAAGACATGGCCGGACAAGTGCTGACCCACGACTGGCAGGCGCGCCGCCCGCGCATGGTGTCGGTGAAAGGTGGCCGTTAA